The genomic segment GGGTTGGTTAGTAAGGCAGTCGGGGAAGAGCAAGGCGCTAAGAGCGCTTTACACATTACCAACCAGTTTAGTCGGCTTGCAACACAGTTGAGCAAATGTCCTCAGGGTATTCTCCTAGAATTAGTCCATTGGATAGATGATAAGTTCCGAGAATTTACTGAGGTATTCAGGTACCTGTACTTATATCTTGGTAGGTAGACCACAACCAGAGTTCCTTAAACCTAGTCGTGGATCTGTTGATGAATGATCGCTCTAGGTTATGAGCGCAAGGTTTTTATGGAACGTACTATTACTCTCCCGGTTTTTGTCGAGTTCAGCTTGTCCCTGTTAGGATTTATTTTACTCGCCTGCTTGTTTTTCCAGCACGGGAATGTTGGTAGACAGGGAACAGTGATCAATACGAGTAGAGTGGCGGCTATCGAGTTTTCTCCGTAAGCTCATCCGTTAACATCCCTGCTGGCGGAGATTTACGACATTTTATCTGGTTAGTAGGCGAGGGTGCAGTTTTTCATATCGCGATCGCTAATTCTAGCGATTTTAAATCGAATGCAAGCATATAGTTTCTGGGGTACGGTAATCTTCATCGTGCCCCTGTCTTGTCTTTAGGGAGCAATGATGGGATGCATGACCTCGGTTAATTGTGTAACCCTCCAGAACAAGGAGACAAGCTATTATTAAGGAAGGTAAATAATTATCTCAAAATCAGAGTTAAAGTTAACGATGCTATTTGGATTTGGTAAAAAGCACAGTATTCCCTCTTCCCAAGAGGCATTGCCGGGACGGGCAGAAGCCATGCCAGTACCTGCTCATCACTTTGTCAACGGTAATCCCCTCAAGCCTCCTTATCCAGAGGGAATGGAAATCGCAATGTTTGGTATGGGGTGTTTCTGGGGAGCAGAACGCAAATTTTGGCAGCTTGAGGGGGTTTTCACCACCGCTGTTGGCTATGCAGCCGGAGTCACTCCAAACCCCACCTACAAAGAAGTCTGTTCGGGCATGACGGGTCACAATGAAGTGGTCTACGTGGTGTTTAACCCAAAAGTCATTAGTTACGAAACACTTTTAAAAGCTTTCTGGGAAAGCCACGATCCTACCCAAGGAATGCGTCAAGGAAATGATGTTGGCACTCAATATCGTTCGGGAATTTACGTCTATTCCGAAAGCCAAAAGAAATTGGCTGAAGCCTCGCGGGACGCCTATGAGCAAGCTCTAAAAGCATCAGGTTTTGGGAAGACTACAACAGAAATTATCGCGGCTCCTGAGTTTTACTACGCAGAAGGCTACCATCAACAATATCTCGCCAAAAATCCAGGTGGGTATTGTGGCTTAGGGGGTACGAGAGTTTGTTTCCCTGAGAATGTGACACTGGGGAGTTAGTACAGGTTACTGGCTGCTCTTTTCGCTCCTAATATTGGCTCCATAAAAATGATTTCCCCCCAAGACATCGGGGGGATTCAGGGGAGCGAAAAATGTGACTCGACAAATTCGGGATGCTCTCTCTCTACCAGCGTCAGAAGCGGTGCAATCCGATGTTTGAGCCGTGTATATCCCAATCCCCTAACCCAGACAAGCCGCTAAATCCTCATCTGGCGTTGTAATGGGCTTAAGGTTGTATTTTTCCGATAGCAATTTGAACACATTCGGAGAAATAAAGGCTGGCAGAGTTGGCCCTAAGCGGATATCCTGAATTCCTAGATACAGTAGTGTCAGCAAAATCGATACAGCCTTCTGTTCGTACCAAGAGAGAATCATGGACAAGGGCAACTGATTCACATCTACATTGAAGGCATTCGCCAACGCTAGAGCAATTTGAATCGCGGAGTAAGCATCGTTGCATTGACCCACATCCATTAAGCGGGGAATACCACCAATGTCTCCTAAGTCTTTGTCGAAGAAGCGAAACTTACCGCAAGCGAGAGTCAGCACCACACAATCTTGAGGCACTTTTTCCACAAACTCGCTGTAGTAGCTGCGTCCTGACTTGGCACCATCGCAACCGCCGACTAAGAAGAAGTGGCGAATATCTCCGCGTTTGACGGCTTCAATCACTTCACCCGCCACACTCAGGACGGCGTTGCGAGCAAAACCGGTTACGACTTGGCGTGGTTCATCATCTGCCGTAAATCCTGGTAGTTCTAACGCTTGTTGGATCACGGATGTATAGTCATCGGTTTCCAAGTGCTTGAGTCCAGGCCAACCAACAGGCCCAAGGGTGAAAACGCGGTTGCTGTAAGCATCATGAGGCGGCATCAAGCAATTGGTGGTCATTACAATTGGCCCAGGGAATTGAGCAAATTCCCGCACCTGATTCTGCCATGCGGTGCCGTAATGTCCGTAAAGATGGGGGTATTGCTGCTTTAAGCGGGGGTAGCCGTGAGCAGGTAACATTTCCCCGTGGGTGTAGATGGAAATTCCCGTATTTTCGGTTTGTTTGAGCAGTTCTTCCAGGTGTTTAAGGTCGTGTCCAGAGATCAGGATGGCTTTGCCTTGTTTGGCATTGAGGGGAACCGGGGTGGGGACAGGATGACCGTAAGTGCTGGTGTTGCCTGCGTCGAGGAGTTCCATGACTCGCAGGTTGATTTCGCCCAACTTCAGCGCCATGTTGACCCACTCATCGAGGTTGATGTCTTGGCGACCGAGTGCTGCTAAACCTTCGTGGCAGAAGTTATAAACGCGGTCATCTTCTTGACCCAGTTCTTGGGCGTGATAGGCGTAGGCGGCAATACCTTTAAGTCCATAAAGGATGGTGAGTTTGAGGGAGAAAATATCGACGTTTTTGGCAGAGCTGCTGATAAACTCAAATTCGATATCCTTGCCTTGTTGGACTAAGGCTTCTAAAGTGTCAGCAGGTTGGAAGGATGAGAGATTAGTAAATTCTACGGGTATGCCAGTGAGCTGGATTTTTGCTTTTAAGTCATCACGTAGTGCGATCGCCCGCTGAATATACTGGACAAAACACTCTGGGTCAAAGTTAACGTTCGTTAAGGTAGAAAAGAGCGTTTCACAGCTAAAGATATCGGCTTCGCGGCTGCGGATACCCAACTGATGCGCTGCGATCGCAACTTCCCCTAGTCCTCGCAGGCAGTGGGTCAACAAATCTTGTAATGCATCGACTTCTGGACTTTTACCACAAGCGCCCCATTGTTCGCATCCTTGTCCTCTGGCGGTTTGTTCACACTGGCTGCAAAACATAGCTCACTTCCTTCTTGTCTCATCTATGCCTACTCTAGGAGTGGTAAAAGGAAAGCGCCTTGACTTAAGTCAAGTTTGGAGACACTGGTGGTAAACGACGATTGAGAACATCAAATGCGAGATGTGAATAAAACCAAAGATACAGAAATAGTGAGCGATAAATCATCTGCACTTAGAGAATTTATCGCTAATATCCAACTGTGGCGAGGTCTACCTGAAGATCAACTCGATGCCTTAGCCCAGATTGCGATCGCCAAAACTTATCGCAAAGGTGAGGTAATTTTTGCGGAAGGAGATGAAGGCAGAGGATTTTTTGTGGTCAAGTTGGGGAGAGTCAAAGTCTACAAACTCTCGAATGACGGCAAAGAACAGATATTACACTTTTTCGGAGCTGGAGACCATTTTGCCGAGGTGCCAGTATTTGATGGTCAATGTTTTCCCGCTTCTGCGGCTGCTGTCGAGAAAAGTGAGCTGTTGTTCTTCCCTCGAAGCGCTTTTTTGGCACTTCTAGAGCAACACTCGACTTTAGCGATCGCGATGTTAGCTGTTTCCGCCCGTCACTTGCGCCGAATGGCTCAAATTATTGAAAACCTTTCGTTTAAGGAAGTACCAGGACGACTGGCGGTCTATTTGCTGTATTTAAGCGAGCGCAACGGCAAGGGTGAGGAGGTGGAACTCGATATGACGAAGACTCAATTAGCCGCTTTTTTGGGGACGATTCCAGAGACTCTATCACGGGTGTTTGCCAAGATGAGTCAGGATGGGTTGATTGCGATCGATGGTTCGAGGATTAAGTTGTTAAATCGAGAGCGTTTAAAGGTGTTAGCGGAAGGTTAGGATTTGATTTTCGCGAATATAGAGTCATGGCAACAAAGGTCAGAACAATTCAACACTGTTTTTAAAAAATAGTAATGAATTTCCAAAAATAACTAACGAAGAGATAGGTAACTAAAGCTTTCGCAGCTTGTTCTGGTGTTCCATAACTTTCTATTGTTGTTCCACAGTATCGAGAATCAGGTTTTGGTCTGTCTTACTAAGGTAGCGACCTCGCCGATCGCGCTTTCGGTCAGTACAAGCTCGAACATCCTAACGTTAATGCACTACAACCCACCCTACTCCTACAGGTTGTAAGTCGCTTGCACAAATTAACTCAGTAATCACGATGCTATTCTGGAAATCCCTGTTGGCACCGTGTAGATAATCATTTATAGACAAAGAACCAAAGCCAGTGACTATCCAAACTCAGCGCACCACTCGCTTTATCGACCCCTGGCCCTATATGGCTCTGGCGGCAGCGCTCCTGGTGTTTTTAGCCTTGCTCAGTGCCGCCTCATTCCAGAGAACACTGCTATCGACAACTGTCAATGCCAGCGAAGACGAACCCGTTCAACTAGCACCACTTACCATCCGGCGGCAAATGATCGGTGCGCTTCGCGTCGAAGTCAAAGCATTGCTTCCAGCAAACACATGGGTAACCTACGAAATTCAGCTACTCGATCGCCAAGGTAAGCCCTTCGCCTCTGCTATGAAACAAGCCTGGAACGAATCCGGCACTTGGTATGAGGAGGGGGAGTCTGGTAGTTGGCAAGAAGAAGACTTGTTAGGAGGACTTGATGTCCGTGCCAAGCAGGATGAAACGGTGACGATCACGATTGCCGTTTTGGAGTATGGCAATGCATCGGGGCAAGAACTAGATCAACCCGTGCCGTTTGAAGTCATCGTGCAAAATGGCGCTGTAGATACACGCTATCTGTGGGCAGGTTTGGTTGGCACTTCATCTCTGGCTCTTCTAGCCTTATTCGCCACTCCACTCACGGGCAAAAAAGCGATCGCCAAAACTATCCAGGATAGCGACCCCAGCGAGCGCGCTACAGTCGGTGGAGCGGGTCGATTGGTGCGCGTCAACGTCGATGTCGCCTCCGACGCAACCTCCCCACCCCAACTAGAGGTTCGCCTCTGGCTGAACGACCCCTATGGCGAACAAATCTATACTCGCTCCTTTCCTGTGCATCTCAGCTTTAACAAAGACGAAGACAAGATTAAGGGAGCCACGGGTCGTTTACAGACATTCTTCATTTTGGAACCCCGCAGTTCCTACGGTTTCCATGTGGAAGTCTTGCCCGATGCGCCTGTCGATAGCACAACGCTCACCGTCCGTGATGGTACCCGTACTCTGAAAAGCGTCGAGGTTGTAAAGATTGACTCATCCATGAGTCCAGCATCCGGTTTTCCCCAGGATAGTCCCCCGGCATGAGAACACACAATTTTACTGTTCCGTGACACCGCTCAACACTTCTCGGTTAGTCATGTTCAACCTCGCAATAGCCCCTTTACTCTGCTCATCCTCACGCTTAGCTCTGGCTGAAAAAGGGAAACCAGATATTTCTTAACCCCTCTGGAACAGCAGGGTTGGCGGAATCCAGTCTTAACCGAAAAGTATTGTGATACCCCTTTGCAAAATACACATTCCTGCCATGTTGACTAAGATTTTGACAGCCGCCACGCTCATCATCGCGCTATTTACCATTACCGCCAGTTATACTCAGCGCTCAGCCCTCACTCTGCGAGAAGAAAGACAGAGCAACTACTGGCCCCGGCATAGCACCTACATCTCTGGTTATTACTACCGAGGCACTTGGGACCCCCTTCCCAATCGTTCAGCTTATGGTAACTTTCGAGGGGGCGGTCCGAGTACCGGAAAATAGACGATGCAAGACGCAATCCCACCTAACAGCCCAGAAGTCGAGTCATCTCCAACTCATCCTCGGCGTCCCTCTCTCCGTCGCGACCAACGTTGGCTACTCCTCGCGGCTGCGGCTGTTTCCTCTAGCTGTGGACTGGCAGTAGAACTCCTACTGGGAACCCTTGCCAGTTACCTCGTTGGCAATCAAGCTTTAGCCTATGGCGTCTCGGTTGGCGTCTTCTTAGCGGCCATGGGTATCGGTTCTTACCTGAGTCAGTTCATTGCCGTAGATAGCAGTTCCCAGTCTCTACAACGCAAACTCCTGTTAGCCTTTGTCAAAATAGAACTGCTGATTGCCCCCCTCACGGCTGTTTTGCCTTTAGGACTGTTTGCTCTGTTTGTCAACAATGGTTCTATCTGGCTGGGTTTATTCTTCGTCACGATTGTGCTGGGAATACTCGCCGGACTGGAAGTGCCGTTGCTGACACGGATGCTGGAACTAGAGGAAGGTGTGCGTGAGGCTTTAGCTGGTGTTTTAGCGCTGGATTATGTGGGTGCACTGTTAGGTTCCCTCGCCTTTCCTGTCCTTTTGCTACCGCTGATTGGGATGTTTCCCACGGCCTTTGTTTTGGGCGCTTTACCTGCTTTTATGGTATTTGCGATCGGGTGGCGATTTCCCAAACTGCGCTTCTGGGGACGCATAGGGTTATTAATCGGTGTTCTGTTGTGTGCCTTAGCCCCGTTATCCATACCCATCAGCAATGCTTTGGAAAACACGCTTTATAACGCCCCCGTTATCACCCGCATCCAATCCCCCTATCAACGTATCGTCTTGACACGACAGGCAAACGATGTGCGCCTCTTCCTCAACGGCGATTTGCAATTCTCCACATTCGATGAATACCGCTACCATGAAGCCTTAGTGCATCCGGCCATGAGTGCCAGTACGGGGAAGCGCCGGGTTTTGGTGCTCGGTGCTGGTGATGGGATGGCACTGCGGGAAGTGCTGAAGTGGCCAGAGGTAGAACGGGTAGTGCTGATTGATCTAGATGCTGCCGTTGTGAACTTGGCACGCCATCACCCCCAGTTGGTACAGGTGAATGCCAAGGCGTTTGCTGACCCTCGTGTGGAGGTGTTATTTGCCGATGCTTTTGTGAGTGCACCCGCCCTGAACGAAACTTTTGATGTAATTATTGCTGATTTTCCCGACCCCGATCAGGAGATTATTGCCAAGCTTTATGCCGAAGGATTTTACCGCCGTCTTTTGTCCCGACTGGCAGATACAGGCGTCTTAGTGACTCAGGCTTCTAGTCCCTTTTTTGCACCCAAAGTCTTTAGCTGTATTGCGGCAACGCTGGCAGATGTGGGACTATCCGTACATCCCTATGTTGTGGATGTCCCTAGTTTCGGCCCTTGGGGTTTTGTATTGGCGTCGAGGAAGTCGATTCAATCAGACAGCCTAAAGTTATCAGTGCCAACTCGTTTTCTGACTCAACCCATGCTGCACACTTTGTTCCAGCTACCGGGGGATGTCAAATTAGGGAATGTTGAGGTCAATCGCCTCTCCCACCCCGTGATTGTACGCTACCAGTCTGACCCTCGCTGGGCGGCTTACTAAATATGCTATTTGTTTGGATTGGAATCATTGCCATTGTGAGTGCTGGAATTGTCCTGTTTGTACTTCAGCAACGGGGTGCCCTACCAGGCACTGACGGCAGTCGGAATCTGCCACCTGTAGAGCGCACGGTGTTTACCCTGGAAATTGGGGATATTGTGCAGTATATGGATACGGATTGGGTTGTGGAAGGACGCCTCACCTATGAGGATAATGAATATACCTGGTTTGAGTATCTCCTTCAAGATGGGGATCGCATTCGTTGGCTTTCTGTCGATGAAGATGACCGTGTTGAGGTGGCCTTACTAGAACCGACGACTCAACTGGAAGTTAGCCAGCAACCCCCTAAGCAACTCACCTTTGCCGGTGAAACTTACCGTTGTGTGGAGTCAGGCATGGCAACCATGACTCGCATCGGCACCACCTTAAGGCGCACAGGAGAACATTGTCAATATTTTGACTATCGAGGCAGCAATGACCAAGTGCTTTCCATCGAGGACTGGGATGGAGAAATTGAAGTCACTGTGGGACAGCGGATTAATCCCAGGATGCTAATGCTGTTACCCGGTAATGGCAGCCGGGTGTATGGGAATTAGCTTGGCTCTAGCCAGAAAAACTCGTAAAAATCTTGGATAGAACAGCGGATGGAGCAAAAAATATAGTTCCTCTTGAGGAGATAGGAAGAATCATGTCCATAATCTCCCCATCCCCTTACCTTATTCCTCCAATTGGATGATTGAATCGATACTCTAAGCCGATTCCACTAACGGCATCTCTTGCGGTTGACTGTCAGTTTCGTTCGTTGTGGAAACGTTGTTTTCAACAATTGCTTGACGAGAAGCCAAATCAAAGCGATAGCCATGGGGCAGGATATGAAGCTTAACGCCACACAGGGCTAAGTCTTCATCCTTTAAAATTTGACCCAGGTTGGTATGAGTAATTCCTGATACATCAAGAACGGTAATAGCGCCTTCTCCAACAACCTCAATCTGATTATTAGTCACCACAATGGCTGTGTTTTCATCAATCCCAAATCCTAAGTTAACCGGCTGTTGTGCCACAGCGGAGAGTAAGCGTCCGATACGTCCGCGCTGAGCAAAATGCTGGTCAATCACGACCCCTGGAAGGAATGCCATCCCCGGCTCCATTTCCACAATTTCGATGCGAGGATTGGTCTCGGAATCTCCTTCTACAATCATCATATCCGGCATCATGGCGGCTCCCGCACTGGTGCCTCCAATCACAAGCCCTTCAGTCAGCCGTTTGTGAAGCAGCTTGTGGAGCTCAGTGTCCCTCAGAACACTGGTAATACGAGCCTGATTGCCACCGGTAAAAAATACACCCGTAGCCTTCTCAATTGCTTCTAAGTAGGTGGATGAACTGGCATCTTCCCGCTCAACGGTATCAACAATGCGAACATCCTCAACCCCCAGTCGCTCGAATATTCGCATATAGTCTTCGCCGACTTCCCTGGGCAGTTCAGTTGCCACTGTCATCACAATAATTCGAGCATTGACTCCCCCAGAGCGTCGCACAAATTCCCGAAGAATTGTGCAGTCTCCTTGCTTGTCTTCCGCTCCGCCAATAATCACCAATTGTCTGTTCGTTTCGCTGACCGCCATAGTCTCTTGAGCCTTTAGTTCATTCCTTTCTATTAAGCCTGACAAGTTTGACGCCTTAAACAGCCGAACGGTAGATTTTTATACAGAAACTCAAAAAAGTTTCAATCATAAAAAAGACCCTTCGAGTAAGGGTCAAAGGGGAAACAGGTTTAATTAAAGCTGAAATATGTGAGCGAAACGCAAGGATTTATTCGTTAAGGATGAGGTGTGAAGCCCGAGTGTGTAATTCATAACACAGACTCCCTTTTTAGCCTTCAATTCAGTTTCTTAATGGAAACTGTAGTGATTGTGCTGCTGGCTGGCAATCAAGTTTTCTAAAAGCAAGCGCGCACGCTCTAGGGGAAAATGCTTAGGTTTGCCGTTGGCAACAATCTGGTACTCGTCGCTATATTGACCATCGCCATAGCCAGAAATTAGTTTGAGGTGAAACGCTTGTTCAGCAAGTTCTCGGACTTCATCTCTCAGAGAAGTTTTTGTGCTATTCATCTCTACTGCCTCCTAAGGCTTTCTTCTATTTATTCGATCGCGTGGGTTTCTCTAACCTCCCTCAAAAGTTGTATCCTTTGATACAAAATCCGTCTTTCCCAGGATTGAGCAACAAAGATACCTCCTCTTTTGAGTGAGTAGAGCGTGAGTGAGAGGAGTGAATTTTGGGTGTAATTCCACTAAACCCTCGTAACGCCACTTGATAGCTCAGCCCGAACCCTTAAGCCGTCGCGCAAAACGCACTATCGCTTCAGCTATAAGCTCTTTGAGCCGAACTGGAAGGCTAGGGCGATCACCGCATCGCCTTGGTTGGTCGCATTTGCACTCTTTGCGTAGGAATAATTACCTTTGAGAAGCCTCGTCAAATAAATACAAAGTGCTAGCCCAGCCCTTGAGGGTTAGTGAAGTTGAACAGGCATACATTTATGCGCCTTGTGAAAGCGCCGATCCTGTAACGCCTGGTTTTGAGTTGCAGTCCTTGGTACTATTTTCTCCTTGTCTGTCACCTGCAACACATTTTTTATTTTCTCTTAACAAAAGACCCTCAGGATTGAATCTCTAGATATCCTGCGGTAGAGGAAAAGAGAGCGGTCATTAAGATAAGTTCAATTGGGAGCAAGATTCAGGTAAAAAGCGGCTAAGAAAACCAACCTTTAAGTTCAATCCATGGACTGAGTCGTCGCCCTCAAGGCTCAACACGACCTCACGATTACAAGTTTCTTGTCAGTACGAGTCAGTCTATAGATTCTTGAATATTTAGAGATTTAGAGATAGGGAGATCATTAATGATTTTAGAGATAAACGCGGATACTCTTCGGATCAATGCTAGAAAGACCGATGGTTTCGATATTTTCAACATCCAGCATTACATCGGACCCAATCCCTACTTAGAGACAGCGGCGCTAGTCTTTGATTTTGCCTTGACTGGGCATTTAGCGCCTCGACCGATTGAGGACTATGTTGCCATTATTAGCGATCGCTTCCCAGAGGTGGGGCACAAAACCGCCGACTCCTTCGCAGAGCTGTTCGCGCGAACGGTATCGGAAGCGGGAAAACTCGACATGGGGCTGCACCTGGAGCGCTGGAATCTCAAACCCTATAAGGATTACGTCAGGATTAGCGTCCAAACCGTTCATGCCCGTACTCAGCGAGGCATCGTTTACGCCGTTTGGGACTGGTTTGAAGCCATCACTCAAGGTGAAGAGTTTTTATTTGAGGAACAGATCAAAGCGCTTCAGGATATGTTCCGGCGGTCTGTCTACGGTGGCCCGACTGTCTACGCCTTGCTCCGTACCGCCGGGGATCAGGGGATTCCTGCCTTTTATCTGTGGGATGAAGGACTCATGCAATATGGCTATGGGAAAAATCAAGTTCGCGGTAGCGCAACGACCTTTGACTGTGATAGCCATCTAGACTCAGACTTTACCACCCGTAAGGATGACTGTAAGGCATTTCTGAGCAATCTCGGCTTTCCTGTACCGAAAGGGGATGTTGTTGTCTCCTGTAAGGAAGCTTTGAAGGTAGCCGAAAAGATTGGTTATCCTGTCGCCGTCAAACCTGTAGCCGGTCATAAAGGAATTGGCGTGACAGCCGAGGTGCAAAACGCCGAAGAACTCGAATTTGCCTTTGATCGGGCTGTCGATGCCATTCCTGAGAACCAAGCGATCGAGATCATTGTTGAGAAAAGTATCTCTGGGGTTGATTTTCGCGTACTTTGTGTTAATGGTAGATTTGTCGCCGCGACAGAACGCCGTCCCGCCTCAGTCGTGGGTGATGGCCAGTCAACGATCGCACAGTTAATTGAGCGAGAAAACCGCAAGCCCGAACGGACAGACTCCGCCACCTCACCTCTGGGTAAGATTCAGTCGGATGAGTCGATGGAACGGTATCTGCATGAGCAAGGCTTATCAACGAATAGCGTGGTTGAAAAAGACCGCACCGTCTATCTTCGTAAAGTCGCGAATCTGTCAGCGGGAGGCTTGAGTATTGATGCCACACGCACGGTTCACCCTGACAATATTATCCTGGCGCAAGACATCGCACAGCACTTTAAGCTGACTTGTCTAGGCATTGATGTGATTGCCCAAAGTTTGGCAAAATCCTGGAAATCTGGCAACTTTGGCATTATTGAAATCAATGCAGCTCCAGGCATTTCGATGCATCTTAGACCGGCTGTGGGTGAAAGCGTGGATGTGCCCTCACATATCCTTGACACCTTCTTTGAGTCGGGTACTGCTGCCAGGATTCCGATTATCACCTTTAACCGGATTTCCGTTCAAGACCTGCAAGAAACGATTGACCATATTCTTCTGCAACACCCAGACTGGACAATTGGCGCTGTATGTCGCGATGCCGTCTTTGTCAATCGTTCCGAAAAAATCCTGCATCGGGATTATAATACCAACGTGCAAAACCTGGTGCGTAATCCCAAGCTTGACCTATTAATTGCCGAGTATGGGGAAGACATTTTGGAACGGGATGGTATGTTTTATCACGGCAGTAATATGGTTGTGCTGGATAATCCCACGGAGACGGAAATGATACTGACACGAGATATTTTTGACCACTCCATTGTGGTGATTAAAGAAGGAGATAGTGTCTCCATCCGACGCGAAGGCTTAATTGAACAGTATACACTGGGTGCGTCTGAACCCTTTACCCGTGTCCATTTAAAGGAAATTGGAACGATCTTATAATTAAGGCGGCGAAAAAAAAGAAAAGAAAGAAAAGAAAAAAGCTCTCTTGCCTTCTACCTCAACAAGAGAGCCTACTTTGTCTGTGGTGTGAGGAGCAGATCCATTAATTCAATTCTGCTCAACTATCAGGATAATCAGTAAATATGACGGAAATGTGAACCTCGTATAACCGTTTTACGACCTCGGTGACACTTCTAACCGTCAGCGGTTGTAGATGGAACTTGGATAGCTTGCAAGGCATCCTGCCTATTTCACAAAAAACGGCGAGTGCTCAAATGGCAAGTTAAATGGGGGAAAGCTTAGTTATGATGTGTCTCGATACACCCTACAGATAAAGTTCCTCCAGACCTAGTGATTTGATGGAAATTATCCAAGTTGTACCAACGCTTCCCCCAGCCATTGATGGTTTGGGGGATTATGCTTTAAATCTTGCTCGTCAACTGCGTCGAGAATTTAACCAAGAAACGCATTTTGTCGTCAGTGATCCAAATTGGGAGGGAGAAAGGGAAATTGAGGGGTTTCCCATTAGCGCCCTACCGAGGCGTTCTGGAGCCGCTGTGTTATCATCCCTAAACGATATAGATTATTCACCCGCCTCAGTGTTACTGCATTATGTAGGTTATGGCTATGCGAAACGCGGTTGTCCCGTATGGTTAATCGATGGCTTACAGCGTTGGCGAACTACAGGTGTCAATCGGTTTCTGGTTACCATGTTCCATGAACTCTATGCCTTTGGGCCACCATGGACGAGTTCTTTTTGGCTATCACCCCTGCAAAAGAATTTGGCGATTCGTTTGTCGAGGCTGAGCGATCGCATTCTCACCAGCCGACAAAACTATGCTAAATCACTCTATGACCTAAGTTCCGGCAAACATACCCAAATTCCTACCCTACCCGTGTTCTCCAACATCGGAGAACCTGATCGCGTGTCTTCCTTAACTCAGCGTGAAAAACGTATTGTCGTCTTTGGCAGTCCCAGCAATCGAGGACGAGTGTATCGCGAATCTTGGGCAGAGTTGCAGCTAACGTGCGAGTTACTAGGGATTGAAGAAATCTGGGATATCGGTGCAAGAACGGGTTTAAATTTATCTTCTATGAACGGCGTACCTGTAGTGGAACTGGGAGAGCGATCGGCTGCCGAAATCAGTGGTTTCTTGTTAAAGTCTCTCGCCGCTTTCTTCAACTACACCCCTGAGTTTCTGGCAAAATCAACGATATATGCTGCCTACTGCGCTCACGGTTTACTTCCTGTTAGCCATGTAGGCAGTCCTTTTCCGGTTGATGGAATCATTGAGGGAAAACACTTTTGGACTCCGCATCACAAGACAGACGGCATAAAATCATTAGAATCATTGCAGGCGATTGCCGATCAGGCTCACGCTTGGTATCAAACCCATAACCTATCACTACAAGCTCAAACTTTTGCGGCACTGCTAGCAAACAATTAGGGAGTGGGTATTAGTAAGATTAGTTGAATTCAAAGGAGCTAGTTGCGATGTTTCAATCCATGAAGAAGTTGGTAGACTATTACATC from the Microcoleus sp. AS-A8 genome contains:
- a CDS encoding cyanophycin synthetase, whose amino-acid sequence is MILEINADTLRINARKTDGFDIFNIQHYIGPNPYLETAALVFDFALTGHLAPRPIEDYVAIISDRFPEVGHKTADSFAELFARTVSEAGKLDMGLHLERWNLKPYKDYVRISVQTVHARTQRGIVYAVWDWFEAITQGEEFLFEEQIKALQDMFRRSVYGGPTVYALLRTAGDQGIPAFYLWDEGLMQYGYGKNQVRGSATTFDCDSHLDSDFTTRKDDCKAFLSNLGFPVPKGDVVVSCKEALKVAEKIGYPVAVKPVAGHKGIGVTAEVQNAEELEFAFDRAVDAIPENQAIEIIVEKSISGVDFRVLCVNGRFVAATERRPASVVGDGQSTIAQLIERENRKPERTDSATSPLGKIQSDESMERYLHEQGLSTNSVVEKDRTVYLRKVANLSAGGLSIDATRTVHPDNIILAQDIAQHFKLTCLGIDVIAQSLAKSWKSGNFGIIEINAAPGISMHLRPAVGESVDVPSHILDTFFESGTAARIPIITFNRISVQDLQETIDHILLQHPDWTIGAVCRDAVFVNRSEKILHRDYNTNVQNLVRNPKLDLLIAEYGEDILERDGMFYHGSNMVVLDNPTETEMILTRDIFDHSIVVIKEGDSVSIRREGLIEQYTLGASEPFTRVHLKEIGTIL
- a CDS encoding cyanophycinase, whose amino-acid sequence is MAVSETNRQLVIIGGAEDKQGDCTILREFVRRSGGVNARIIVMTVATELPREVGEDYMRIFERLGVEDVRIVDTVEREDASSSTYLEAIEKATGVFFTGGNQARITSVLRDTELHKLLHKRLTEGLVIGGTSAGAAMMPDMMIVEGDSETNPRIEIVEMEPGMAFLPGVVIDQHFAQRGRIGRLLSAVAQQPVNLGFGIDENTAIVVTNNQIEVVGEGAITVLDVSGITHTNLGQILKDEDLALCGVKLHILPHGYRFDLASRQAIVENNVSTTNETDSQPQEMPLVESA
- a CDS encoding glycosyltransferase family 4 protein gives rise to the protein MEIIQVVPTLPPAIDGLGDYALNLARQLRREFNQETHFVVSDPNWEGEREIEGFPISALPRRSGAAVLSSLNDIDYSPASVLLHYVGYGYAKRGCPVWLIDGLQRWRTTGVNRFLVTMFHELYAFGPPWTSSFWLSPLQKNLAIRLSRLSDRILTSRQNYAKSLYDLSSGKHTQIPTLPVFSNIGEPDRVSSLTQREKRIVVFGSPSNRGRVYRESWAELQLTCELLGIEEIWDIGARTGLNLSSMNGVPVVELGERSAAEISGFLLKSLAAFFNYTPEFLAKSTIYAAYCAHGLLPVSHVGSPFPVDGIIEGKHFWTPHHKTDGIKSLESLQAIADQAHAWYQTHNLSLQAQTFAALLANN